One Actinomyces respiraculi DNA window includes the following coding sequences:
- the yidD gene encoding membrane protein insertion efficiency factor YidD — translation MTRSAQAHGPQDEESRESLLMRIVLAPVRFYQQWISPGLPRSCRYYPTCSAYAVQAVQVHGPLKGLVLGTWRVLRCNPFTRGGVDHVPDPGQWRYHHPHDVPRPDTATP, via the coding sequence ATGACCAGGTCGGCTCAGGCGCACGGCCCCCAGGACGAGGAGTCTCGCGAGAGCCTGCTCATGCGGATCGTGCTGGCTCCCGTGAGGTTCTACCAGCAGTGGATCTCTCCGGGACTGCCGCGCAGTTGCCGCTACTACCCCACCTGCTCCGCCTACGCGGTGCAGGCCGTCCAGGTCCATGGCCCGCTCAAGGGTCTCGTGCTCGGCACCTGGCGCGTCCTGCGCTGCAACCCCTTCACCCGCGGTGGTGTCGACCATGTCCCGGACCCGGGCCAGTGGCGCTACCACCACCCCCACGACGTTCCCCGCCCGGACACGGCCACGCCCTGA